AGAAATTAAAGGATTAAAAAACACCAATTTAGGATATTTCATTTAGCACAGCTTGGTTGCTTCCCTTTCTCAGAGTatcaacaaaataatagtgATATATCAATAAATAGAATAGTACAGTACAACACAGTGATTTCCATTCCCCGTGACTTaaatacatgttgtaaacttgacggatatataACGAATTACACTTATAATGAAGCAAAATCGCCCCTCCCCAGGCACTTTGTTATAagaatgttttactgtatatgatATTTCATCTAGCTTAGCTTCCCTTTCTCAaattatatagagaaaacaCGATGATAAAATTCATCAAAACTGACTAAAAACCATCCGTttacaattaatatatttcaaaaataaaattattcgaacaatgatttataaatcaTTAATGCATTAATAAAATGCTAATTAAACATAGTTCTTTTTTCAATAATGTGAAGCTCAAATACATTACAACAGGTAGAATGCTGTATTGTGTATCTTACGATTCTGTGCTGCAGTGTCGAACACCTCACAAGCCTGAGAGAACCCCTCGGATGCTGGCTGTTTGAGCCCCCCAACACTGACTATACACGTTCCTGCCCGGACATAATTTGGGAAAACCCTCTTGCTGGGTATATCTGGTAGTTGCGTCCATTTGTTGGTGTCAAAATCAAACACTTCAAAGGCTAGACAAGGCAACTTTCCTTGTCGTCCAcctgtttgaatttatgaaaatgaaatttatttgaaaaacttTTGGGGTTTTTTAGGAAACTTTGCAAGGATAAAAACCTTACTTTCTTTACATATTACAGATCCATCATTTATAATCATTATCATATCAACATTCTAGAACTATATTTCAATAagcatgtacagtgtatttctCAAATACTCTTTTCTATAGAATTTTCGAGCATTTCAATAGAATGTAGCATAAAGTACACTACCTATGACATATAATTTGTTGTCTATTTCAAAGGCAGCGGAAGCATATCTTGGTGTAGGCATGGAGGGAAGAGCTTTCCATTTGTTGTTCTCTACGTCATAACTCCAGAAGTGATCCTTCGGATTAGAATCATCAGACATTCCTCCCATAACTAAAATCTGGTTATCTGtgatcaaaaaataaattttaactaAGTTTAAGTGTTTCAATTGGTAAACCATTCaaaataaactgtaaaaaaattactgaagttgttttttttaatcaaaaaaagcattttgatTATTTGAAATGCCTTTTCCAAAAGAATGTTAAATATTAATTGTATCTTATATGCATGTATTGCTTTTTTGCCAACTAGTCTATATCTTATTAATTGAATATGAGGCAGATTTCTGCATACCAGAATTTAAGAATTAAGAAAAAGCCATACCACGTAATATAGAGGAAACCCCTTGCAATGGTTCAGTAAGAGACTCCATTTTGAACCATTTTTTGGCTTTAATATCATAGACTTCGACAGCATCTACAGGCGCCTGGGTTTCTCCCACACCTCCGATAGCTACTATTTTGTCTCCAACAACCTGAGCTGCAGGGGCTGCCCTCTTGGTTTCCATGCTTGGAAGATTGTGCCACTTTCTTTTCGCagtttcataatattcaaaagtaTCTAGTGGTGCTCCAGTTTGGTCACAACCTCCGATAACGAAAATGTTGCCTCCGTACACCAAAGGAGTTGCGAACACACGCGGATTGTTCATTTTCCTCTTGACCTCCCATGAGTATGTTCCACTCGTCatcttttatttgtattttgaatcCTGAATGTTCCAGAGAAAAAACAACACCTACTTAAGAGAGAAAACAATTCTTTATTACTTTTCTTATCGTAGTCTGAATGAATAGATAATCATTTCCTATATTAGAATGAATATAAAAATCCTTCACTCTGCAGAGAGAATTGAATTGCAGAAACAAaactgaaaatgtaaaaagttaacAACTAAAACAAGTATATACAAAGTTTTAAACTTGTGCTGTTgtggaaaaacaaaaaaaattaatatattcaacatcattatttcataaaatatttgttacggtttttttctttatttcatggTGTCTGAATTCTAGTCATTACATTACACATCAGCTGTTGGTTGTTTACTCAATTAAAGGCACTCAAGACATGTGCTTGTCGTGTTTCATTGaggaaattcaagttaaaagtaAACAATACCTGGGACTACGTACTTTAGACTAGCCTATGTCCGATGTAGCATTAGAATTTGTGTTTTGACACTTGTTTGATGACACCATAGACAGACAATTGCAACGTCAAGCTCAAACCCATTCAGGATCTTAGTAACTTCGTTTATTTACTAATATACACCGGTAACAGCGACATCTATCGTGCAGCGCTTGCACTTTGCTAATGTCGGTAACATCATACggacctgaaaaaaaaaacactcaaCAAGTGGCTGAATCGGTTACCGTATATACAGTGTTTTATAAAAGAACTCGTGTTAGATAATAAAGTTTATCTTTTAAGCATTGATGTGCTCACCgtgttctttttgttttttggggttttttcttGAGGGAGGGGTGCCGGGTGCCAAAGCATGTATGTGTTGgaccacaggggctcgtcacgaagttttttcaaccttttatatataccacctctatactataaaatacacgtgtattttatagtatagaggtggtatatataaaaggttgaaaaaacttcgtgacgagcccctgtggttGGACTGCATGGGGGGATAgatttggaccccccccccccccatctccTCTCAACACTTCAACCATCAAAATGCATGCGTGTGGTCTAATAGCTATGAAAGAGAGGGCATTTGAACGCAATCTGTTACATAACATTGCCTATTTCTTTAATCAAATACCCATGCACGTTTACTAAATACATTTACCCCTTCATCCTACCCCTGGATATGAAAAGCTTCAACAAATAACGTGTCAACTCTATTGGAAAGTTTATGTGGTTTTTAACTCGCTTGTACACGCTTTTTaggatttctttcttttaattttttggggTGAAGTGGGTGGTTAATTTTTATTGGGGGGTGGGCGTTTCTTGTTCTTTTATGTGTTTTTATTGGTGGGGGGtcaatttaatataatattggAATGGAATTTAATTcgaattcattatatttatgttgatattggcatttttacatgtacaatgcgtGTAACTATTTAACATACCTAACAAAGTCATTCGAACACGCCAATGAGTTTACAGGCTTAgaaaatattgtaacataaagttCACATGATTTGTTGTGAAAATTGGTTGATTTAGAGCTACAGAATTGCCATTATTGTTTGTTAAGTTACTTaggtttaatacatgtatttcaaagcCGATCTAAGATTTTTGCGTACTAGCGTCATTATTCTTGATGTGATGTACACAATATATTCAACGcaggttttatattttttctgcacTGTCCATTGTAACCTTCAAGTCGCGCATGAATCataaaagaaagtattttatcatttaaatagtAGATTCGGCAAAACAAGTACACggcattgggggggggggggggcacaaaAATAGACACACCAAAAATTGATGTAGTCTTATTATACTATAGAACGTCAcaggtgccccccccccccccccttattcaGTGAGGGCTTTccaagttattatttttttttcatgatttatttgtaaaaggaTATATTGATGTATAATCCACACtttaaaaatcacaatttaTGCGAATgctatgtataaaaaatatatataccacagGTATACTATAAAAGATAAGGATTAAACATTGCCTCCTAAAGTTAAATTTAGTTAACAGTTATTTAATACTCCTTATTAAATTAATTGGTTATGGATAATTAAATCAATTAGTGACCATAAGGCAACCGTTACATGTCACGCCGCtgggtatatacatgtaatctcgTTAggttgtttgaaataaatacaccaCGACAACAGCCTGTTCGGACTTGGTCCGACAGTGGTCACCAGGAGCCATAACTGTAGGTGTCAAACCGTTACCCTGGCGCACAGGTAATACATAATAAAACCAGGTCGTCTAGACCttggctttaaaaaaaaaacaactactACAACAACACACAGTCATGAAGATCGTACTCCATGTAGAAGAGGGATCGACCATGGATCTAGAGTCTCTAAGAAACAAGTTGGAAAGGGAGTTAATTTCGTTGAGACTTACGGATGCCGAGGTGAAATTTTATAAAGCAAAGGAGCAAATTCTTCATTTGAAACGGAGGATGGGGGAACTGAGAGTAAGATACCAAAGAGCGGAAGTTGATGAAAACGTACCATATCAACAAAGCCTACGGAACCGGATCATCGCATTAAAAGGAGTCATTTTCACTTACTATGACTACGTGTATCTAAAAGCAGACGAGATTATGAAGATCCGAGAGGAAAAGTTTAACATGGACAATGCAGAACTCATTAAAAGTGGACTGGTTCCCGAGATTCGTGGCCTTCGTACGAATTCGTCAGAATTTCCGGAAAGCAACGAGAACCAGCCGATTGAAGCGGATGAAGGTTAAACTACATCGCAAAGTCCTTGGATGGTCACAAAATAACCAATGCAACCAAACATTTA
This genomic window from Crassostrea angulata isolate pt1a10 chromosome 8, ASM2561291v2, whole genome shotgun sequence contains:
- the LOC128161363 gene encoding kelch domain-containing protein 8B-like, with product MTSGTYSWEVKRKMNNPRVFATPLVYGGNIFVIGGCDQTGAPLDTFEYYETAKRKWHNLPSMETKRAAPAAQVVGDKIVAIGGVGETQAPVDAVEVYDIKAKKWFKMESLTEPLQGVSSILRDNQILVMGGMSDDSNPKDHFWSYDVENNKWKALPSMPTPRYASAAFEIDNKLYVIGGRQGKLPCLAFEVFDFDTNKWTQLPDIPSKRVFPNYVRAGTCIVSVGGLKQPASEGFSQACEVFDTAAQNPQWKIGVNMPTKRGDFAIGVVGNKVICAGGLGSQGKPLQTVEAYDWVGDTWSEIKACPTTHCSCAFTMHDDRLLVIGGLSMAGPSSSMEALSFKPDK